A stretch of Candidatus Poribacteria bacterium DNA encodes these proteins:
- a CDS encoding DUF4212 domain-containing protein — MESSEKNKAYWRKNLQYLAILLGIWFITSYLCSIVFVDQLDKIQIKGYRLGFYFAQQASIWIFVELIFVYAWLMNRLDKKYQTPEEAEDPQ; from the coding sequence ATGGAGTCATCGGAAAAAAATAAGGCGTATTGGCGAAAGAATTTGCAATACCTTGCTATTTTATTGGGGATTTGGTTTATCACCTCGTATCTCTGCTCAATTGTGTTTGTTGATCAGTTGGATAAAATCCAAATCAAGGGTTATCGTCTCGGTTTTTATTTTGCGCAACAGGCATCAATCTGGATTTTCGTTGAGCTGATCTTTGTCTATGCCTGGTTAATGAACCGTTTGGACAAAAAGTATCAAACTCCCGAAGAAGCGGAGGATCCACAATAA